The Coleofasciculaceae cyanobacterium genomic sequence CTCAGGCTCTTGTCAAAGTTTTAGAAGGCTTAGGAGTTAAAGAAGCGTTTGGCGTTTCTGGAGGCGCAATGGCTATGCTTTGGAGCGCTCTGTCCAATAGCCCTGCCATTGATGTTCTGCACTGCCGCCACGAGGGAGGAGCTGCCTTTGCTGCAACTGAGGCTCACTTTGCTTGCGATCGCCCTATTGTTGTATTTACTACCGCAGGTCCCGGCATTACCAATGCTCTCACCGGACTGCTGGCAGCACGGGACGAGGGAGCAAAGGTCATTCACCTCTCAGCCTGTACCTCAGCTCCGCAGCGCGGACGTTGGGCAATTCAGGAAACGAGCGACCAGACAATTCCTCAAGGCGGAATTTTTACCTCTGGTGCTTTGTTTAACTATGCAACCGTTTTGGAATCGCCTCAGCAGCTTCCCCAAATCGCCCGCAGATTAGCACTTGGTTTGGCACAGCCAGGCGGTTTCGTAGCTCATATTAGTATTCCGACTAGCATTCAGTCTACCCCTATTGAAACTTCTATCCCTGAAATTAACCTAGCTCCTGCGCTTCCAGTTCCCAGCCAGGAAACGGTGGAGATGGCAGCACGGCTACTCTCCGAAGGAGCCTTTGCAATATGGGCTGGTTTTGGCGCGCGGAAGGCAGCCGCAGCGATCCGCGAATTCGCAGAAAGAACCGGAGCCGCTGTTATGTGCTCTCCTCGCGGAAAGAGCATTTTCCCCGAAAACCATCCGCAGTATGTGGGTGTAACAGGCTTAGGCGGTCATGAATCGGTGATGAACTACATGCAGGAGTACTCGCCTCAACGCATTCTGGTACTAGGAACCCGCCTTGGTGAACCGACTTCCTTCTGGAGTAAAGATATGATTCCCGCTAAAGGGTTTATCCACGTCGATGTCGATCCGAAAGTTCCGGGTGTCGCTTTTCCGTTTGCAAAGACTTTACCGATTATTGCGGATGCCAATATTTTTGTGAAGGCACTGCTCGAGCACTTCCCCGAGCAAACTGAGCAAAACATCGCTCTACCAAATCCCGAACGGAATGAGATCGCTCCAGCTGAAAGCAACTTAGTTAGACCAGAAATCTTGATGCAGGCGATTCAGCGAATTGTCGTTGAGGGCAGCGATGCAGTCGTTCTGTCTGAGTCGGGAAATTCTTTTACCTGGACGACTAATCTACTGAGATTTCCCCAAGCCAATCGTTACCGAGTCAGTACGGGGGTTGGCTCGATGGGTCACAACGTCACTGGAGTTGTTGGCACTGCCAGAGGTCGTAATGGTAAAGCTGTTGCGATCGTAGGCGATGGCTCGATGCTGATGAATAGCGAGGTTAGTACGGCTGTTAAGTACCAGCTTCCGACTGTTTGGATCGTTCTCAATGATGCCTACTATAATATGTGCAATCAAGGCATGGCTCTCCTGGGTATGAAAGGGGCGGATGCCAAACTACCAGACACAAATTTTAGCTCGATCGCTCGCGGCATGGGCGCAGAAGGTATCCGCGTAGAAGCTGAGGCTGGGCTTGAGGCAGCTTTAGAAAAAGCGATGGCGGCAACGGGTCCGGTGGTCGTTGATGTCACTGTCGATCCCACTCGCTTTGCACCCTCTAAAGGACGCAACAAGAGCCTCAGCGCTCAGGGCGTTAAATCTAGCAAGGAGCAAGAGAAGAAAGAAGAGCGACGAGTTTCATTTCCGTTAGTTTAAGTGCTAGCGTACCTGGTTTTCCTAAGTTAGGGCTTAGGGGATTGGCTTTACTTCCAATGCCCCTCTCCTAGTGACTATTTTTAACCTTCATCGCTGATGTGGCAGTTTGGCAAGTTAAAGCGATCGCTTAGGCGAAAGTCTAAAGTTTTTAGGGGTCATAGCAGCTAATAATCTTTTGTTCGATCTGACTTTTTTTTGTTTGCACTGACATTTTATATGCCAGCTTATTTATCGATCTACGTAAATTCAACTAAATTGTTTAGTCGTTCACCTAAAGAATCGTCACTTTATCAAAAGATAGTTAATTGGCATGGCTTATTACATCCTGTAACCTTTATACAAAAGCGTAGGTTTTTTGAGGCTTGTCTCACAAAACAACAGTGATATATCTCTCGAATTCTACTCGTAAACTACTGTCTCGCTTGAACTTTCAAGAATAGGGATTAAACATAAAAAATTTAGGTAAACCCGATTTTACTTAAATAGATCGAGATAGGAAATAAAGTTTATTGACGATAAAAAAATAGGAAAAGCCAGCTTGTCTTTTCTCAATTCAATTGCCGAAAGCTTGAATTCCCTTACTTATAGCGACTAATAAACTTACTTAATGACTACTAATAACAGCCAGGTGTTAGCTGAATCAGGTGTAAAAGGAGAGCGGCGTGGAGCTTTTTGAAACTGTTACACAAATGGGTCACGAACAAGTTGTTTTTTGCCACAACCCAGAACTAAATTTAAAGGCAATAATTGCGATTCACGATGCTAGCCTGGGTTCTGCTATGGGTGCAACTCGCTTGTGGCCATATGCTAGTGAAGCCGATGCTCTGCGAGATGTTCTTCGCCTTAGTCGCGGCATGACCTACAAGGCAGCCTGTGCCAACATTCCCGTTGGTGGCGGTAAAGCCGTAATTATTGCCGATCCAAAAGCTAAAACCAGCGAGCTTTTGAGAGCCTATGGACGCTTTGTTGACAGCTTAAACGGACGTTTTATCACTGGACAGGATGTAAATCTTTCTCCCAGCGACGTGCGGGAAATCTGTCAGGAAACCAAGTATGTTGTTGGAGTATTAGAGAAATCTGGAGGACCTGCTTCTATAACAGCACATGGAGTCTTGTTTGGGATAAAAGCGGCGGTAGAGTTTGGCTTACAAAAAGGACTTGACGAGCTAAAGATAGCTATTCAGGGACTAGGAAATGTTGGCAGCAATCTGTGTAAGCTTCTTTATGAGAAGGGAGCAACTCTTTTTGTCACTGATATTAATCCAGAAAGAACGGCAGAAATTAAGCGTCTTTACAAAGCCACAGTTGTAGACCCCGATGAGATTTATTCGCTCGATGTTGATGTCTTTTGCCCCTGTGCTTTAGGAGCAACTTTAAACGACTCAACTATTCCTTTGCTCAAAGCCTCAATTGTTGCAGGAGCTGCTAACAATCAGCTTGAAAACGAACAGCTACACAGCAAACTCCTTAAATCTAAAGGAATTTTATACTGTCCCGACTACGTTATTAATGCTGGAGGCTTAATCAACGTTTACAACGAAATGATTGGCTACGAGGAAGACAAAGCTTTTAAACAGCTAAACGGCATTTATAACACCTTGCTAGAAATATTCAACATTGCCGAGCAACAAGACATCACTACTTTTGAAGCTGCTCAAAAACTAGCAGAAGAGCGCATCAAAAAAGCGAGATTGCAAAAGGCGACAAAGGAACACTAACGAAAGGATGAATTAATGGAAGAAAATACTTTTGCCACATCTGCATATATTGCCACTTTTCCCGAAACGGCTTTTGACTATCTCTGTAGCTTAGAGAATCTTGATGACTGGACTCTCTACAGTCGCATGATTGAGAAGATCGATGAAGATACCTGGTTAGGCACTGCCTCTGGGTACCAGAACAATCTTTACTATCACGTAAAGAGAATAGAGAATCCATTCTTTCGCGGAATCGAGTGGCATTGCGGGGTTGAGTACCAAAAATACTTTCAGGTTTATCCTGTTTTTCTTTTTGCCCCAGACTACATCGAGCCAGGAACAGACGAAAAAGGAGTTTATTTCCACTGGCTCAGCTTTGTCGATCCCAAACGGCGATCTCCAATGATCATGCAGGGGATTGAAACTGTCCACACTTCCGAATGTCGATCTTTAAAAGCGATTTTGGAGCGCAAGGCTGGCATAACCGAAGCTGCCAAGGGACGCTACCGAATTGATACTGACACTATCTATGTAAATGCTCCGATTGAGCTGGGTTTTGAATACCTGCAAGATCTCCGCAACATGGAAGACTGGGCGCATTTTCTGCGCGCTAATAGCGAGATTGCTCCAGATTCAGGCAGCTTTCTCGACGAGTATAACCAAAAAGTAGAAGTTAGCCTGCGGACTCACGACCTCAATAACTACTACCTAATCGAGCAAAACTTTTACTACCCCGACGACGATTTCACCCAGCGTTGTCCGACCGTTATTATTCCTTGCTCATACGCTTTTAACGACCCAGATGCTAGAGGGTTTATTCAGCACAGAATTACCTTCTGGCCCGTTCACCAGTCTCTGCGTCGCGGCAAGCTGCAAATTCAGGACTACGGTGCGGAAAGCATGAACATTAAGCGATTGCTGGAAGCTAAAGCAGGCAATACCGAGACATTTGCCCAAGGCATGAGCTACAAACCCGCCGATTCCAAAGCGATTGTAGCCTCTGTCTAAAGCTGGTAGCTTACGAGGTTGCGATGGGACCCACAGCTTGCTTTGCAAGCAAAGTCCCTGCCGATGCTGGCACTTCGCCAATTTTGTCTAACCAAGGTAACTGCAAACTCTATTTATTTAGTCGATATTTGAGCTACAAGAGATAAAACTCAAGTAATTAACTTATTTATGTGCTGTAAGACCAAATTAGACCGATAAACATATCATAATCAACAATTATTCCTTGTATTAAGGAAAGACATAAAAAAATGGACGAAACTTTGAACGAACAAGCGTCTCCAACAAACGCAGCGCTTGGCGGCGAGGACGTGATTTCCGGCCTTCCAGCACAATATTCTGAAGGCAACGCTGGCTTTTTTAACCGCCAGAACGAGGCTGTGCCGACTGCCGTTACGGTCGGTCCCGACGGCGCAATCTACGCCTCCGAGTTGAGTGCGCTGCCATATCCTGAAGGCTACGCCCGCGTGCTGCGCGTCGGCGATCCAGAGGGCGACGCTAGTTACGACGGGGAAACCCCAGGTGGCACCAGCCAGATCTACGCTAGTGGCTTCGAGCAGCTTAATGGTCTGACGTTCGACGAAGACGGAGCCCTTTACGGCCTCGAATACGAAAACGCCAGCACTCTTTACGATCCAGCACTCTCGGTCGAAGACTTGCCGCCAAGCCAATTAATCAGAGTCGACCCAGACGGTACGCGCCAGCAGATATCGGGCGAAGAACTGCGCTTCGCCAACTATGTGTTGGCGCACGAAGGCAAGGTTTACGCCGCAATCAACAACGGCAATATCGACGAAGGTCAGGTGCTTGCCTACGAGCAAGACGCCGAAACCGGCGAGTGGTCGCATGAGGTCGTAGCGAAAAACCTCAAAAACCCGCGCGGCATGGACATCGGTCCCGACGGAAACCTCTACGTTCTCGAATCGGGCGAGGGCACGCCGGCGGACGATCCGAACGTTGAGGACGCGCTGAGCGTCGAATTTATTCCAGGTTTGGTCAGCCAGCGCGCCGGCTACACCGGCGCTATCAGTCGAATCGACCTTGAGAACGGCGGTCAAGAGCGGCTTTACGAAGGTTTGCCCTCGACCATCGAATACGACCCGAACACCGGCGAGGATCGCATTCTTTCCATCGGTCCGAACGGCCTGGCGATCGGCGAGGATGGCACGGCGTGGATCGCCTCTGGTGGCGGCCTGACGGATGAAACCGCCGACGCATTGGGTGAATTCGGCGAGGGTTTGCGCGGCGTACTGAAGCTAGAAGGTCTGTTCGACGAGGATCCTTCGCAGGCGACCTGGACTCCAACATTTGACGCGGTGGAATACGCTGGTGAGAACGGTCCAGACGGCGCAACCACGCTGTTTAACACGCAAAGTAATCTAAACGATATTGAAATTGGTCCAGACGGCAATCTCTACGCCGTCGATGCGGCACGCAACGTGTTATACAGCATAAGTCCAGATGGTGAAGAGGTGGAAAGCGTCACCGTGCTTCAAAAGACCCCTCCGGTACTTACTCCGCCGCAATACGGCTTGGTTACGGAAGCGGGTGGTGATCCTAGTGCTGACTACCGCGTTGAGGTTGTTGATCGCACCTTTAAGGGAGACAACGAGCTGCCTGATACGCCAGGAAGACAGCAAGCGCTAGCTAACGAGGCAATGACTCCAGCCGAGAATGGCATAGATAGTGAACTGCCTAGTGAAGTACCTGGTGAAGCACCCTCAACCATTGGTGAAATGCCCGATGGAGCGCCTAGTGAAGCACTTTCAACCACTGGTGAAGCGACTAATTCTCCCTCTCAGCAAGATTCCCCCATCGGAGAATCTGCTAACGGCAACAGCGAACCACCTCTACGCGGTGAGGATGCCGCAATCGGCGGCATTTTAGGCGAGGAGCAGCCGTCGGCAGGCAACGAGGATTCGGTCAACGCGGGACAAATTACGGCGGATCGCCCTACCCCTGGCAATCCAATGCTGGAACCCCAAGCCCCAGCGGACGGTCTGCCAGTACCAGAAGCCGACGCAGGTGAAGGCATAGACCTACCCGACGATGCTGAGGTTCTCGTTGCCACAAACCCAGACGGCTCTCCAACTGAGGTGCCAGGCTTTGACCCAACGATGCCTCCTCCAGACGACTTCAACGCCAACGACTTCGACCCGCTTAATCCTGGCGCGCTGCCAGGAGTCGAGCAGAGCGTACTTATTCCTGGTCCAGTCGATCCGACTGCGCCTGCAGTCACTGAAGGTAATCCGTTTGCTGACTACTTCGATCCGTTTTTCGGCGTGTATTCACCAGCGGAGGGCGAAGAGCCGATGTTGCCAGATGGTGAGGACAGCTACACGGTCGATGACCTGTTCGTGTTTGGCGATCGCCTGACTGAAAACGGCGGTGAGTTCGGCAAGAATTCTGTAGCAGAAAGCACAGGCGCGAATCCACCCTACGACGACGCACCGTATTCGCCAGACGGTAACTTTACCGACGGCAAGAACTGGACCACTTACCTTGAGGACATTCTGGGCGTCGAGGACAATGCCTCGCAAGACACTAACTTCAGCTACCTCGACGCTACGGCACGCGAGTTAGAAAATCCAGTCGATCCGTTCGGTCAGGCAACCGAGTTAAATACCTTTGCGGGACAGATCGACACCTTTGAGCAGACCTACGGCACATTCGATGAGAACGACTTAGTGGTCGTCAACTTCGGTGGCAACGATCTGACCTTACCACCAGCGGAGGGCGTCGCACCAGAGGAGGCCGCGCAGCAATCGATCCAAGCTACCGTCGACGGTATCGCAGACTTACAAGAGTTAGGCGCAGAGAACTTTCTAGTCGGGCTCGTCCCGCCAGTCGAGCTAGCGCCGATCTTCAGCGACCAAGAGTTTCTAGATCTCCTCGGCGTCGAGCCAGGCTTCTTCGACCCCGTGGTCGAGCAATACAACCAGGGTTTAACAACCGCGCTGGAAACATACGAGGCAGAATCGGGCGCGAACGTTGAGATCTTAGACGTCAACGGGCTGTTCGATTCCATCGCCGCAGAGCCAGGAGCTTACGGCTTCGTCAACGTAGACGAGCCAGTCTTGAGCAGCCAGACGGCAGTAACTGGTGAGCCAATAGAATACAATGAGGCGATCGCCGGAGAAGATCCAGCGGTGCAGCATGCGACGCTGTTCCTCGACC encodes the following:
- a CDS encoding ScyD/ScyE family protein; the encoded protein is MDETLNEQASPTNAALGGEDVISGLPAQYSEGNAGFFNRQNEAVPTAVTVGPDGAIYASELSALPYPEGYARVLRVGDPEGDASYDGETPGGTSQIYASGFEQLNGLTFDEDGALYGLEYENASTLYDPALSVEDLPPSQLIRVDPDGTRQQISGEELRFANYVLAHEGKVYAAINNGNIDEGQVLAYEQDAETGEWSHEVVAKNLKNPRGMDIGPDGNLYVLESGEGTPADDPNVEDALSVEFIPGLVSQRAGYTGAISRIDLENGGQERLYEGLPSTIEYDPNTGEDRILSIGPNGLAIGEDGTAWIASGGGLTDETADALGEFGEGLRGVLKLEGLFDEDPSQATWTPTFDAVEYAGENGPDGATTLFNTQSNLNDIEIGPDGNLYAVDAARNVLYSISPDGEEVESVTVLQKTPPVLTPPQYGLVTEAGGDPSADYRVEVVDRTFKGDNELPDTPGRQQALANEAMTPAENGIDSELPSEVPGEAPSTIGEMPDGAPSEALSTTGEATNSPSQQDSPIGESANGNSEPPLRGEDAAIGGILGEEQPSAGNEDSVNAGQITADRPTPGNPMLEPQAPADGLPVPEADAGEGIDLPDDAEVLVATNPDGSPTEVPGFDPTMPPPDDFNANDFDPLNPGALPGVEQSVLIPGPVDPTAPAVTEGNPFADYFDPFFGVYSPAEGEEPMLPDGEDSYTVDDLFVFGDRLTENGGEFGKNSVAESTGANPPYDDAPYSPDGNFTDGKNWTTYLEDILGVEDNASQDTNFSYLDATARELENPVDPFGQATELNTFAGQIDTFEQTYGTFDENDLVVVNFGGNDLTLPPAEGVAPEEAAQQSIQATVDGIADLQELGAENFLVGLVPPVELAPIFSDQEFLDLLGVEPGFFDPVVEQYNQGLTTALETYEAESGANVEILDVNGLFDSIAAEPGAYGFVNVDEPVLSSQTAVTGEPIEYNEAIAGEDPAVQHATLFLDPYFHPTALGHSIIAETARDELLDLGNAVPEETGMTVGLYDTHEDTLIAPLKNGTQIQASEIAGKNLTISASVPEDSAYSEQVESVFLNLNDGQVTRTENVDPYAVFGDNGGDYFKAGIDLQGENTIAFEMYSQDELGGEMLGSMNINFSVV
- a CDS encoding thiamine pyrophosphate-dependent enzyme; translation: MTDNLMELSSFKTKKTADRNGNGKKAIAPQTSNNGKEIPQLTVAQALVKVLEGLGVKEAFGVSGGAMAMLWSALSNSPAIDVLHCRHEGGAAFAATEAHFACDRPIVVFTTAGPGITNALTGLLAARDEGAKVIHLSACTSAPQRGRWAIQETSDQTIPQGGIFTSGALFNYATVLESPQQLPQIARRLALGLAQPGGFVAHISIPTSIQSTPIETSIPEINLAPALPVPSQETVEMAARLLSEGAFAIWAGFGARKAAAAIREFAERTGAAVMCSPRGKSIFPENHPQYVGVTGLGGHESVMNYMQEYSPQRILVLGTRLGEPTSFWSKDMIPAKGFIHVDVDPKVPGVAFPFAKTLPIIADANIFVKALLEHFPEQTEQNIALPNPERNEIAPAESNLVRPEILMQAIQRIVVEGSDAVVLSESGNSFTWTTNLLRFPQANRYRVSTGVGSMGHNVTGVVGTARGRNGKAVAIVGDGSMLMNSEVSTAVKYQLPTVWIVLNDAYYNMCNQGMALLGMKGADAKLPDTNFSSIARGMGAEGIRVEAEAGLEAALEKAMAATGPVVVDVTVDPTRFAPSKGRNKSLSAQGVKSSKEQEKKEERRVSFPLV
- the scyC gene encoding scytonemin biosynthesis cyclase/decarboxylase ScyC (ScyC, an enzyme in the biosynthesis pathway for the cyanobacterial natural sunscreen scytonemin, performs a cyclization and decarboxylation on the compound ScyA produces.), with translation MEENTFATSAYIATFPETAFDYLCSLENLDDWTLYSRMIEKIDEDTWLGTASGYQNNLYYHVKRIENPFFRGIEWHCGVEYQKYFQVYPVFLFAPDYIEPGTDEKGVYFHWLSFVDPKRRSPMIMQGIETVHTSECRSLKAILERKAGITEAAKGRYRIDTDTIYVNAPIELGFEYLQDLRNMEDWAHFLRANSEIAPDSGSFLDEYNQKVEVSLRTHDLNNYYLIEQNFYYPDDDFTQRCPTVIIPCSYAFNDPDARGFIQHRITFWPVHQSLRRGKLQIQDYGAESMNIKRLLEAKAGNTETFAQGMSYKPADSKAIVASV
- the scyB gene encoding tryptophan dehydrogenase ScyB, producing MELFETVTQMGHEQVVFCHNPELNLKAIIAIHDASLGSAMGATRLWPYASEADALRDVLRLSRGMTYKAACANIPVGGGKAVIIADPKAKTSELLRAYGRFVDSLNGRFITGQDVNLSPSDVREICQETKYVVGVLEKSGGPASITAHGVLFGIKAAVEFGLQKGLDELKIAIQGLGNVGSNLCKLLYEKGATLFVTDINPERTAEIKRLYKATVVDPDEIYSLDVDVFCPCALGATLNDSTIPLLKASIVAGAANNQLENEQLHSKLLKSKGILYCPDYVINAGGLINVYNEMIGYEEDKAFKQLNGIYNTLLEIFNIAEQQDITTFEAAQKLAEERIKKARLQKATKEH